In Agarivorans gilvus, one genomic interval encodes:
- the zapE gene encoding cell division protein ZapE has translation MTPQLQYQQDLQTNNFVQDPAQAYAVSQLQRVYEQLIEKPKLKFSKPSLLGKFKARFGGAEQTQVTPVQGLYMWGGVGRGKTYLMDTFFSCLPDERKMRVHFHRFMQRVHAELKSLDKQRNPLERVADNLFAEAEVICFDEFFVSDITDAMILGTLFEALFARGVTLVATSNIPPEELYRNGLQRQRFLPTIKLIQQHCQIINVDGGNDYRMRTLNAAEIYHYPLDQKAQQNLAQYFLQLSSEPRQQHGQIEINQRMINFVEEADSVLHIEFSELCEGARSQLDYIELAKLYHTVLLSGLVQMGSHNDDAARRFIALVDEFYERHVTLIIAAEVPLEKLYIGGRLSFEFERCRSRLQEMQSHEYLEKAHLP, from the coding sequence ATGACTCCCCAGCTGCAATATCAACAAGATCTTCAAACCAATAACTTCGTTCAAGACCCCGCGCAAGCCTATGCGGTAAGCCAATTACAAAGGGTTTACGAGCAACTAATTGAAAAGCCAAAGCTTAAGTTCAGTAAGCCAAGCTTGCTTGGCAAATTTAAGGCACGTTTTGGTGGTGCTGAGCAAACTCAAGTCACGCCTGTGCAAGGCTTATACATGTGGGGTGGGGTAGGCAGAGGTAAAACCTATTTAATGGATACCTTTTTTAGTTGCCTGCCCGATGAGCGTAAAATGCGGGTGCATTTTCACCGTTTCATGCAACGAGTTCACGCTGAGCTAAAAAGTTTAGATAAACAACGCAACCCTCTTGAGCGGGTTGCCGATAACTTATTTGCCGAAGCTGAAGTGATTTGTTTTGATGAGTTTTTTGTCTCGGATATTACCGATGCGATGATCTTAGGGACCCTGTTTGAAGCGCTATTTGCTCGAGGGGTAACCTTGGTAGCGACTTCTAATATTCCGCCGGAAGAGCTTTATCGCAATGGTTTACAACGGCAACGCTTTTTGCCCACTATCAAGTTGATTCAACAGCATTGCCAAATCATCAACGTCGATGGTGGCAATGATTATCGGATGCGCACCCTAAATGCCGCTGAAATTTATCATTATCCCTTAGACCAAAAAGCCCAGCAAAATCTTGCGCAGTATTTTTTGCAATTGTCCAGTGAGCCACGGCAACAGCATGGGCAAATTGAAATTAATCAACGCATGATCAATTTTGTCGAGGAGGCCGATAGTGTATTACATATTGAGTTTTCTGAGTTGTGTGAAGGAGCGCGCAGTCAGTTAGATTATATTGAACTAGCTAAGTTATACCATACGGTGTTGTTATCGGGACTGGTGCAGATGGGGAGCCATAACGACGATGCTGCACGACGCTTCATTGCCTTGGTGGATGAATTTTATGAGCGCCATGTTACTTTGATTATTGCCGCCGAAGTCCCGCTTGAAAAATTATATATAGGGGGGCGTTTAAGCTTTGAATTTGAGCGCTGCCGCTCGCGTTTACAAGAGATGCAGTCACATGAGTACTTAGAAAAAGCCCATCTCCCATAA
- a CDS encoding YhcB family protein yields the protein MSAISSMIFLLIGVAIGFFLSRMTAKPAINDASMKQELEQNKAELESYKEQVQAHFAKSAQLLEDMAKQYQGIYEHMASQSKSLISDEVAQPQLFADYQQKLEQEEQADSSDAQPKDYSNEPSGLFTEAQRKAS from the coding sequence ATGAGCGCAATTAGCAGTATGATTTTTCTTCTTATTGGTGTCGCTATTGGCTTCTTCCTTAGTCGTATGACTGCAAAACCTGCAATCAACGATGCCAGCATGAAGCAAGAACTAGAACAAAATAAAGCAGAGCTAGAAAGTTATAAAGAGCAAGTACAGGCGCATTTTGCTAAAAGTGCTCAGTTACTTGAAGACATGGCTAAGCAATATCAAGGCATCTATGAACACATGGCCAGTCAGTCTAAATCGCTGATTAGCGATGAAGTTGCCCAGCCTCAATTGTTTGCCGATTACCAGCAAAAACTAGAGCAAGAAGAGCAAGCTGACTCTTCAGACGCCCAACCTAAAGATTATTCCAACGAACCGTCGGGTTTGTTTACTGAAGCTCAACGTAAAGCGAGCTAA
- a CDS encoding Do family serine endopeptidase, giving the protein MSISTNKFIMLLLSITLGLSTFQAQAVLPVAVGGNQLPSLAPILEQATPAVVNISVAGTKVSQQQLPELFKYFFGQEGQPNKDTQERPFQGLGSGVVVDAEKGYVITNFHVINDADEIVVTLKDGRTYDAEVLGSDRQTDIALLKIEADKLVDITLADSDELRVGDFTIAIGNPFGLGQTVTSGIVSALGRSGLNIENLENFIQTDAAINSGNSGGALINLNGELIGINTAIIAPTGGNIGIGFAIPSNMVRNLAEQIIEYGEVRRGILGVTGGELNSELAKAFGADSQHGAFVNQVMPDSAADKAGIKPGDIIIAVNGKPVKSFAELRAKIGTMGAGKTINIGAIRDGKSITFKVTLQQADAQMVNAKVMHPALEGASLSSTEKDAEISGVRVNKVQRNSPAFANGLEEGDIIIGINKTRINNIADLREILENNPRVLALNIQRGEQNLYRIIQ; this is encoded by the coding sequence ATGAGTATTTCCACAAACAAATTTATCATGCTGTTGCTATCAATCACCTTAGGCCTCAGCACTTTTCAAGCACAGGCGGTACTGCCTGTAGCCGTAGGTGGAAATCAACTACCTAGTCTCGCGCCAATCCTCGAACAAGCCACTCCTGCGGTGGTCAATATTTCTGTTGCAGGAACCAAGGTTTCTCAACAGCAACTTCCCGAGTTATTTAAATATTTCTTTGGCCAAGAAGGTCAGCCCAACAAAGATACTCAAGAGCGCCCATTTCAAGGTCTCGGCTCGGGAGTCGTGGTTGATGCAGAGAAAGGGTATGTGATTACCAATTTCCATGTGATTAACGACGCAGATGAAATTGTAGTAACCCTAAAAGATGGCAGAACCTATGATGCCGAGGTACTTGGCAGCGATCGTCAGACAGATATTGCCTTGCTAAAAATTGAGGCCGATAAGCTGGTCGACATTACGCTCGCCGATTCCGATGAATTACGCGTAGGTGATTTTACCATTGCCATTGGCAATCCCTTCGGCTTAGGCCAAACCGTCACTTCCGGCATTGTCAGCGCCCTCGGCCGCAGTGGTTTAAATATTGAAAATTTAGAAAACTTCATTCAAACCGACGCCGCCATCAACAGTGGTAACTCTGGTGGTGCGTTAATTAATCTAAATGGTGAACTAATCGGTATCAATACCGCGATTATCGCCCCCACAGGTGGCAATATCGGTATTGGCTTTGCCATTCCTAGCAACATGGTAAGAAACCTAGCTGAGCAAATTATTGAATACGGTGAAGTACGCCGTGGCATTTTGGGTGTGACCGGCGGCGAGTTAAATAGCGAACTAGCCAAAGCCTTTGGCGCAGACTCACAACACGGCGCCTTCGTTAATCAAGTGATGCCTGACTCAGCAGCGGATAAAGCGGGAATTAAACCCGGTGACATCATCATTGCGGTGAACGGTAAACCAGTGAAGAGTTTTGCCGAACTAAGGGCCAAAATCGGCACTATGGGCGCGGGTAAAACCATCAATATTGGAGCCATCCGTGATGGTAAATCCATTACCTTTAAAGTCACCCTACAACAAGCCGATGCGCAAATGGTGAATGCCAAAGTGATGCATCCCGCCTTAGAAGGTGCCAGTTTAAGCTCTACCGAGAAAGACGCGGAAATATCAGGAGTGAGAGTGAATAAGGTTCAACGCAACTCACCGGCCTTTGCTAACGGCCTAGAGGAAGGTGACATTATCATCGGCATCAACAAAACTCGCATTAACAACATCGCCGACTTGCGAGAAATTTTAGAGAATAACCCACGA